The following proteins are co-located in the Roseovarius arcticus genome:
- the alaS gene encoding alanine--tRNA ligase — translation MPTLNDIRSTFLSYFDRHDHRVVESSPLVPRNDPTLMFTNSGMVQFKNLFTGVERRDYVRATSSQKCVRAGGKHNDLDNVGYTARHHTFFEMMGNFSFGDYFKEDAIRFAWELLTRDFGIDKSKFLVTVYHTDVEAAAIWKKVAGLGDDRIIRIATDDNFWSMGATGPCGPCSEIFYDHGPEIWGGPPGSPEEDGDRFIEIWNLVFMQNERFEDGTQRDLDMQSIDTGMGLERIGALLQGKHDNYDTDVMRALIEASAHATSTDADGPGNVHHRVIADHLRSTSFLMADGVMPSNEGRGYVLRRIMRRAMRHAHLLGAKDPVMYRLVPSLVTQMGQAFPELGRAQNMIEEMLRLEETRFKQTLDRGLGLLDEALLDLGEGADLPGATAFKLYDTFGFPLDLTQDALREKGRGVDIAGFDAAMAEQKAKARAAWAGTGEAADQGVWYDIAEASGVTDFLGYDTESAEAQIAALVQDGATVKSVGAGETVQIVLNQTPFYAESGGQVGDRGTLRCEDGEARITDTRKVAGVFIHFAEVTRGTLTKGAAVQMEVDHGRRSAIRGNHSATHLLHEALRETLGDHVAQRGSLNDDGRLRFDFSHTQGLSEDELARVAADVNAFIRQNAPVETRIMTPDEARALGAQALFGEKYGDEVRVVSMGAQDGSGKGADKSTYSIELCGGTHVAQTGDIGLFVLLSDTASSAGVRRIEALTGAAALEHLTDHSKTLTEIAGALKVRPADAQARVRALMDERRTLANEVAQLRRELAMSGGAGQGGEAEIEEIGGTKFIAQVVSGISAKDLPGLIDQHKERIGSGAVLLIADTGGKAAVCAGVTDDKTGALSAVDIVRTAVVHLGGKGGGGRADLAQGGGADASGAGAAIDAVRTLLKG, via the coding sequence ATGCCGACGCTGAACGATATCCGCTCGACCTTTCTGAGTTATTTCGACCGACACGATCACCGCGTTGTCGAGAGCTCGCCATTGGTGCCGCGCAATGACCCGACGCTGATGTTCACCAATTCCGGAATGGTTCAGTTCAAGAACCTTTTTACCGGGGTTGAGCGGCGGGACTACGTACGCGCGACCAGCAGCCAAAAATGTGTGCGCGCGGGCGGCAAGCATAACGATCTGGACAATGTTGGATATACGGCGCGCCACCACACATTCTTTGAGATGATGGGCAATTTCAGCTTTGGAGACTACTTCAAGGAGGATGCGATCCGCTTTGCTTGGGAGTTGCTGACGCGCGATTTTGGCATCGACAAGTCCAAGTTTCTGGTGACAGTTTATCATACCGATGTTGAGGCAGCAGCCATCTGGAAGAAGGTGGCCGGCCTCGGCGATGATCGCATTATTCGCATCGCCACTGACGACAACTTCTGGTCGATGGGCGCGACGGGCCCTTGCGGGCCGTGCTCTGAGATTTTCTATGACCACGGGCCAGAAATCTGGGGAGGCCCTCCGGGCAGCCCGGAGGAAGATGGCGACCGGTTTATCGAAATCTGGAACCTCGTCTTCATGCAGAACGAGAGGTTTGAGGACGGCACGCAGCGTGATCTGGACATGCAGTCGATTGACACCGGAATGGGGCTAGAACGGATCGGGGCGCTGCTTCAGGGCAAGCACGACAATTACGACACCGACGTTATGCGCGCCCTGATTGAGGCCAGCGCACATGCCACCAGCACTGACGCGGACGGGCCCGGCAACGTGCATCACCGGGTCATCGCTGATCACCTGCGGTCGACGTCCTTTCTGATGGCCGATGGCGTGATGCCGTCGAATGAGGGGCGCGGGTATGTCCTGCGTCGCATTATGCGACGCGCCATGCGCCATGCGCATTTGCTGGGGGCCAAGGATCCGGTCATGTATCGGCTGGTGCCATCGCTGGTCACGCAGATGGGGCAGGCCTTTCCCGAATTGGGCCGCGCTCAGAACATGATCGAGGAAATGCTGCGACTGGAGGAGACGCGTTTCAAGCAAACGCTTGACCGCGGACTTGGCCTGCTGGACGAGGCGTTGCTAGATCTTGGCGAGGGTGCAGACCTGCCCGGTGCCACCGCGTTCAAACTCTATGACACGTTCGGCTTTCCGCTGGACCTGACGCAGGATGCGCTGCGTGAAAAGGGACGCGGTGTGGATATCGCGGGATTCGATGCGGCGATGGCCGAGCAAAAGGCCAAGGCGCGCGCCGCTTGGGCCGGCACCGGCGAGGCCGCTGATCAGGGCGTGTGGTACGACATAGCCGAGGCTAGCGGCGTGACCGATTTTCTTGGCTACGACACTGAGAGCGCCGAGGCGCAGATCGCCGCACTGGTCCAAGATGGTGCGACGGTCAAGAGCGTAGGCGCGGGCGAAACCGTTCAAATCGTGCTGAACCAAACGCCATTCTATGCGGAATCGGGCGGTCAGGTGGGCGACCGTGGCACCCTGCGCTGCGAAGACGGAGAAGCGCGGATTACTGATACGCGTAAGGTAGCAGGCGTGTTCATCCACTTTGCTGAGGTGACGCGCGGCACGCTGACCAAGGGCGCGGCTGTTCAGATGGAGGTCGATCACGGCCGCCGCAGCGCTATCCGGGGAAACCACTCCGCGACCCATTTGCTGCATGAGGCACTGCGGGAGACGCTTGGCGACCATGTCGCGCAACGCGGCAGCCTGAACGATGATGGGCGCCTGCGTTTTGATTTTAGTCATACGCAGGGCTTGTCGGAGGATGAGTTGGCTCGCGTGGCGGCGGACGTGAATGCGTTTATCCGCCAGAATGCACCGGTCGAGACGCGGATAATGACGCCGGACGAGGCGCGAGCGTTGGGCGCGCAAGCGCTTTTTGGTGAGAAGTACGGCGACGAAGTGCGCGTCGTTTCCATGGGTGCGCAGGACGGATCGGGCAAAGGCGCGGACAAAAGCACTTACTCGATTGAGCTGTGCGGCGGGACGCATGTGGCCCAGACGGGCGATATTGGCCTGTTTGTGCTGCTCAGCGATACAGCCTCCAGCGCGGGTGTGCGCCGAATCGAAGCGCTGACCGGGGCTGCTGCGCTAGAGCACCTCACAGATCATTCCAAAACGCTGACCGAGATTGCGGGCGCTTTGAAAGTCCGTCCAGCTGATGCACAGGCCCGCGTCCGCGCGTTAATGGACGAGCGCCGCACGTTGGCGAACGAGGTCGCCCAATTGCGGCGCGAGCTGGCCATGTCGGGCGGTGCGGGGCAGGGCGGCGAGGCCGAGATCGAAGAGATCGGCGGCACTAAGTTTATCGCACAAGTGGTCAGCGGCATTTCGGCGAAGGACCTGCCAGGCCTTATCGACCAGCACAAAGAGCGCATCGGTAGCGGTGCCGTGTTGCTGATTGCGGACACTGGCGGCAAGGCTGCGGTTTGTGCGGGTGTGACCGATGACAAGACGGGCGCGCTGTCCGCAGTTGACATCGTGCGCACTGCTGTCGTTCATCTAGGTGGCAAAGGTGGCGGCGGCAGGGCTGACCTGGCGCAGGGCGGCGGCGCTGATGCGTCGGGGGCCGGCGCCGCAATTGACGCCGTCCGCACATTACTGAAAGGTTAA
- a CDS encoding DUF1330 domain-containing protein yields MPALWIAHVTVTDEEAYGRYAALAGPAIAAHGGRFVARGGRFVQLEGKERPRNVVARFDSVEAAEACYHSAEYQEALDHARGASERELMIVETSE; encoded by the coding sequence ATGCCCGCACTTTGGATCGCCCATGTCACCGTCACCGACGAGGAAGCTTATGGTCGCTATGCTGCGCTGGCCGGGCCCGCTATAGCAGCGCATGGTGGCCGCTTTGTTGCGCGAGGTGGCCGTTTCGTACAGCTTGAGGGCAAAGAGCGTCCGCGCAACGTGGTAGCGCGGTTCGACAGCGTCGAGGCCGCTGAAGCCTGCTATCATTCGGCAGAGTATCAAGAGGCGCTAGATCACGCGCGGGGCGCCTCAGAACGCGAATTGATGATCGTCGAGACAAGCGAGTAG
- the typA gene encoding translational GTPase TypA, whose translation MDLRNIAIIAHVDHGKTTLVDELLKQSGAFRANQAVDERAMDSNDLERERGITIFAKPTSVVWKGLRINIVDTPGHADFGGEVERILSMVDGVVLLVDAAEGPMPQTKFVTSKALALGLRPIVVLNKVDKPDAEPDRALDEVFDLFSNLDADEDQLDFPHMYASGRSGWADHHLDGPRKDLSALFELIVNHVPAPKQVKHQNEDFRMLATTLGADPFVGRLLTGRVESGKLKVGATVQALSRSGQKIEQFRVTRIQAFRGLASQDIEEAQAGDIVSLAGMSKATVADTICALAVDEALEARPIDPPTITVTFGINDSPLAGRDGKKVQSRVIRDRLMKEAESNVAIKISDTPDGDAFEVAGRGELQMGVLIENMRREGFELSISRPQVLMREGPNGERLEPIEEVTIDVDDEYSGAVIEKITGPRKGEMTEMKPAGAGKTRIIAHIPSRGLIGYHGEFLTDTRGTGVLNRVFHSWSPHRGPIPGRRAGVLISMENGESVAYALWNLEDRGKMFIGPQTKIYTGMIIGEHSRENDLEVNPLKGKKLTNVRASGTDEAVRLTTPVEMSLEQAIAYIDDDELVEVTPNSIRLRKRHLDPHERKRASKSA comes from the coding sequence ATGGACCTTCGCAATATCGCGATCATCGCTCACGTTGACCACGGCAAAACGACGCTGGTGGACGAGCTGCTCAAGCAATCGGGCGCCTTCCGCGCCAATCAGGCCGTGGACGAGCGCGCGATGGATAGCAACGACCTAGAGCGTGAGCGCGGCATCACCATCTTTGCCAAGCCGACCTCCGTCGTGTGGAAAGGCCTGCGCATCAACATCGTGGACACGCCCGGCCACGCCGATTTCGGCGGCGAGGTGGAACGTATCCTCAGCATGGTCGACGGTGTTGTTCTGCTGGTTGACGCGGCCGAAGGCCCGATGCCCCAGACCAAATTCGTCACGTCCAAAGCGCTGGCACTGGGCCTGCGCCCCATCGTCGTGCTGAACAAGGTCGACAAGCCCGACGCCGAGCCAGATCGCGCTCTGGATGAGGTATTTGATCTGTTCAGCAACCTGGATGCGGACGAGGATCAGCTGGATTTCCCCCACATGTATGCCTCTGGCCGCTCCGGTTGGGCCGATCATCACTTGGACGGCCCGCGCAAGGATTTGTCCGCGCTGTTCGAGCTGATCGTCAACCACGTCCCCGCGCCGAAGCAGGTCAAACATCAGAACGAAGATTTCCGCATGCTGGCCACGACGCTGGGCGCGGATCCGTTCGTTGGCCGCCTGCTGACAGGACGCGTAGAATCGGGCAAGCTGAAGGTCGGCGCGACCGTGCAAGCCCTTAGCCGCAGTGGCCAAAAGATTGAGCAGTTCCGCGTCACGCGTATTCAGGCATTCCGCGGTCTGGCGTCCCAAGACATCGAAGAGGCGCAAGCCGGCGATATCGTCAGCCTTGCCGGCATGTCCAAGGCAACGGTGGCCGACACGATCTGTGCACTCGCCGTGGACGAAGCGCTGGAGGCGCGGCCCATCGACCCGCCCACCATCACTGTTACATTCGGTATCAATGACAGCCCGCTGGCTGGCCGCGACGGTAAGAAAGTGCAAAGCCGCGTTATCCGCGACCGCCTGATGAAGGAGGCTGAATCGAACGTCGCCATCAAAATTAGCGACACCCCCGACGGTGACGCATTCGAGGTCGCCGGCCGCGGCGAATTGCAGATGGGCGTCCTGATTGAGAATATGCGCCGCGAAGGATTTGAGCTGAGCATTTCGCGCCCCCAAGTCCTTATGCGTGAGGGTCCGAATGGCGAGCGTCTTGAGCCAATCGAAGAGGTCACAATCGACGTCGACGACGAGTATTCGGGCGCCGTTATCGAAAAGATCACCGGTCCCCGCAAGGGCGAGATGACCGAGATGAAGCCCGCAGGCGCAGGCAAGACGCGCATCATCGCGCATATTCCGTCGCGCGGTCTGATCGGCTATCACGGCGAGTTCCTGACCGACACGCGCGGCACCGGCGTGCTGAACCGCGTATTTCACAGCTGGTCGCCGCACCGCGGGCCAATTCCGGGCCGCCGCGCCGGTGTCCTGATCTCGATGGAGAACGGCGAATCGGTCGCCTACGCTCTTTGGAACCTCGAAGATCGCGGCAAGATGTTCATCGGCCCGCAGACCAAGATCTATACCGGCATGATCATCGGCGAACATAGCCGCGAAAACGATCTGGAAGTGAACCCGCTCAAGGGCAAGAAACTGACGAACGTGCGCGCATCGGGCACCGATGAGGCCGTTCGCCTGACTACGCCCGTCGAGATGAGCCTGGAGCAAGCCATCGCCTATATCGACGATGATGAGCTGGTTGAGGTTACGCCGAACTCCATCCGCCTGCGCAAACGGCACCTCGACCCGCACGAGCGTAAGCGCGCTTCAAAGTCGGCTTAA
- a CDS encoding GNAT family N-acetyltransferase has translation MQITLANPATAGNLPGTPLQQSDTYAAVMRSFGCETAVMDVTEDGAQIARARSYARRVGPLRIAWLPRGPVWATGASTDQKNRALAGLSRAAPWRALWAIGADAGQPRKGLPVAKGVQMAELNLTGSEAARRSAQHGKWRNRLGRAENLDLAVTIRPLDLARDGPLLAQEAAQRAQRRYATLPHKFIAKWTQIAPDGTLILIAEEQGTPVAFMLMLLHAPTATYHIGWTGPHGRSLNAHTLLMWRASCHLAQAGYKRLDLGRTDTARIPGITRFKTGTGAVLRDLGATTLCL, from the coding sequence ATGCAAATCACCCTAGCCAATCCGGCCACGGCAGGTAATCTGCCCGGCACCCCCCTCCAGCAAAGCGACACCTACGCCGCCGTCATGCGCAGCTTTGGCTGCGAGACGGCAGTGATGGATGTAACTGAGGATGGCGCCCAGATAGCGCGCGCCCGGAGTTATGCCCGGCGCGTCGGACCGCTGCGTATCGCTTGGCTACCGCGCGGACCCGTCTGGGCAACTGGCGCATCGACCGACCAAAAGAATCGCGCGCTCGCCGGCCTTTCCCGCGCCGCGCCTTGGCGTGCCCTCTGGGCGATCGGCGCGGATGCAGGCCAGCCGCGTAAGGGCTTGCCCGTAGCCAAGGGTGTGCAGATGGCAGAGTTGAACCTGACAGGCAGCGAGGCCGCGCGCCGCAGCGCGCAACACGGCAAGTGGCGCAATCGGCTGGGTCGGGCCGAGAATCTCGATCTAGCGGTCACCATTCGCCCGCTCGATCTGGCCCGCGACGGCCCGCTGCTGGCGCAGGAGGCAGCGCAGCGCGCACAACGGCGCTATGCTACTCTACCGCATAAATTCATCGCAAAATGGACACAAATTGCTCCGGACGGCACCCTGATACTGATCGCAGAGGAACAAGGCACTCCCGTCGCGTTTATGCTAATGCTGCTCCACGCACCTACAGCCACGTATCACATCGGCTGGACAGGCCCGCATGGGCGCAGCCTGAACGCGCATACCTTATTGATGTGGCGCGCGTCGTGTCATCTGGCGCAGGCCGGCTACAAACGGCTTGATCTTGGCCGCACCGATACCGCGCGCATCCCTGGCATCACCCGGTTCAAGACGGGCACCGGCGCCGTCCTGCGTGATTTGGGCGCCACGACGCTTTGCCTGTAA
- the ssb gene encoding single-stranded DNA-binding protein has product MAGSVNKVIIIGNLGRDPEVRTFQNGGKVCNLRIATSETWKDKSTGERREKTEWHSVAIFNEGLVRIAEQYLKKGSKVYIEGQLQTRKWQDQAGVDKYSTEIVLQGFNGTLTMLDGRDGGGGGGGGYSGGDGGGGDYGGDSGGGYGGDGDRGGPSGGGSGGGSGGGSAPSRDFDDEIPF; this is encoded by the coding sequence ATGGCCGGGTCGGTTAACAAAGTCATCATCATCGGCAATCTGGGCCGCGATCCCGAAGTGCGCACGTTCCAGAACGGCGGTAAAGTGTGCAACCTGCGCATTGCCACCTCGGAAACCTGGAAAGACAAAAGCACTGGTGAGCGGCGCGAGAAGACCGAATGGCATTCCGTCGCAATCTTTAACGAGGGTCTCGTGCGCATTGCCGAGCAATATTTGAAGAAAGGCTCCAAGGTCTACATCGAGGGGCAGCTTCAGACGCGCAAATGGCAGGATCAGGCCGGCGTCGATAAATACTCGACCGAGATCGTGTTGCAGGGCTTCAACGGCACGTTGACCATGCTCGATGGTCGCGACGGCGGTGGTGGTGGTGGCGGCGGCTACTCCGGCGGCGATGGAGGCGGCGGCGATTATGGCGGCGACAGCGGCGGTGGCTATGGCGGCGACGGTGATCGCGGCGGACCGTCTGGCGGCGGATCGGGCGGTGGGTCAGGCGGCGGCAGCGCCCCCTCACGCGATTTCGACGACGAGATCCCGTTCTGA
- a CDS encoding lytic transglycosylase domain-containing protein, giving the protein MGHAETLSTKSRVKMFKSQTSVLDNRAASQYKASVRLQPAAINTPTKWDNAKTYTGKYRGEFLMMAKAAARKHSVPEDLFLRLIQQESGWKPGALSHKGAIGLAQLMPGTAAVLRVDPHDPQQNLEGGARYLAIQFREFGTWRLALAAYNAGPGAVKKYGDVPPYEETTNYVRVIWGS; this is encoded by the coding sequence ATGGGCCATGCCGAAACACTGTCGACTAAAAGCCGCGTCAAGATGTTCAAATCACAGACCAGCGTGCTGGATAATCGCGCGGCATCGCAATACAAAGCGTCCGTGCGTCTGCAGCCAGCCGCGATCAACACGCCGACCAAGTGGGACAACGCCAAGACCTACACCGGCAAATATCGCGGCGAATTTCTGATGATGGCCAAGGCCGCAGCACGCAAGCATTCGGTGCCCGAGGATCTATTCCTGCGGTTGATCCAGCAAGAGAGTGGATGGAAACCGGGCGCACTTTCGCACAAGGGCGCGATCGGGCTGGCGCAGCTGATGCCGGGCACGGCCGCGGTTCTGCGCGTTGATCCGCACGATCCACAGCAAAACCTTGAAGGCGGCGCGCGCTATCTGGCGATCCAATTCCGCGAGTTCGGAACGTGGCGACTGGCGCTGGCGGCGTACAATGCCGGACCGGGTGCCGTAAAGAAGTACGGCGATGTGCCTCCCTACGAGGAAACCACCAATTATGTGCGCGTCATCTGGGGCAGCTGA
- a CDS encoding AraC family transcriptional regulator has translation MTDTSQLLTLAQWSRGAPWRLNLPHSQPRHALIWVTRGQARATVSGVRRGIGAHNALAVPAGTLFSLDIGPACYGQVCLIAPGGPALMPDQPEHLRIREVQNQAELTALLDAMAREAARMRPFADEAAQALAILITVWLRRALIDQEVPPRPTAAQRLVTAYASLVEQNHRTGQPMANYARDLGVTPTHLTRTCKACCDLTAADLLVQRTLHAAREMLEDGDDAIRHVAAQLGFGSAAYFSRFIAQHTKASPSELRKRARKA, from the coding sequence ATGACCGACACCTCACAACTTTTGACGCTTGCGCAATGGTCGCGCGGCGCGCCTTGGCGGCTGAATTTGCCGCATAGCCAGCCGCGTCATGCCTTGATCTGGGTCACGCGGGGGCAGGCGCGCGCCACGGTTAGCGGCGTAAGGCGCGGCATTGGTGCGCATAATGCACTTGCCGTGCCTGCAGGAACGCTGTTCTCGCTGGATATCGGCCCGGCCTGTTATGGTCAGGTCTGCCTGATTGCGCCCGGCGGCCCTGCCCTGATGCCGGACCAGCCTGAGCATTTGCGCATCCGCGAGGTACAGAATCAGGCCGAGCTTACGGCGCTACTGGACGCCATGGCGCGCGAGGCAGCCCGGATGAGACCTTTCGCGGATGAAGCGGCGCAGGCGCTTGCGATTTTGATTACCGTCTGGCTGCGCCGCGCGCTGATCGATCAGGAGGTGCCTCCGCGCCCTACCGCTGCGCAGCGGCTGGTGACGGCCTACGCATCTCTGGTTGAGCAAAACCACCGCACCGGACAGCCTATGGCCAACTATGCCCGCGATTTGGGGGTCACGCCCACGCATCTGACGCGCACTTGCAAGGCGTGCTGCGATCTGACCGCTGCCGATCTGCTGGTGCAGCGCACGCTGCATGCCGCTCGCGAAATGCTGGAGGACGGAGACGACGCAATCCGTCATGTCGCCGCCCAACTGGGCTTTGGCAGCGCGGCCTACTTCTCGCGCTTTATCGCGCAGCACACCAAGGCCAGTCCATCAGAGCTGCGCAAGCGCGCCCGCAAGGCGTGA
- the miaA gene encoding tRNA (adenosine(37)-N6)-dimethylallyltransferase MiaA produces MLSGLNISEDLPVLIAGPTASGKSALALEIAERFGGRIINADSMQVYAGWRVLTARPTQADEARAPHALYGHVPQDAEYSVGQWLRDVAPLLTHGPRPIIVGGTGLYFTALTEGLAEIPPTPPHVRAEGDGLRNAGKLDQMTDTLDAATRTRIDLQNPMRVQRAWEVQRTTGRGLADWQDSTPPPLLPLAGCHALLLDAQREWLNARIARRLDAMIEAGALDEVRAQIDSGRMERPSAKAIGAPELAAYLRSEMPLQDATDAATIATRQFAKRQRTWFRARMNGWQAITLP; encoded by the coding sequence ATGCTGAGCGGTTTGAACATATCCGAGGATCTGCCCGTGCTTATCGCCGGACCCACAGCGTCTGGCAAATCGGCGTTGGCGTTAGAAATCGCAGAGCGTTTCGGCGGCAGGATCATCAACGCCGATTCCATGCAGGTCTACGCCGGGTGGCGCGTGCTGACCGCGCGCCCGACGCAGGCGGATGAGGCGCGCGCGCCTCACGCGCTATATGGCCACGTCCCTCAGGATGCAGAGTATTCCGTGGGCCAATGGCTGCGCGATGTAGCGCCGCTGCTAACACACGGGCCGAGGCCGATCATCGTCGGTGGCACAGGTCTGTATTTTACAGCACTCACCGAGGGGCTGGCCGAAATTCCGCCGACCCCGCCGCACGTCCGGGCCGAGGGCGACGGCCTGCGCAACGCAGGCAAGCTCGACCAGATGACCGACACGCTGGATGCTGCAACCCGCACTCGCATTGACCTGCAGAACCCCATGCGCGTGCAGCGCGCATGGGAGGTGCAGCGCACCACCGGGCGCGGGCTGGCAGATTGGCAGGATAGTACGCCGCCGCCCTTGCTGCCGCTGGCTGGCTGTCATGCCCTGCTGCTGGACGCCCAGCGTGAGTGGCTGAATGCGCGCATCGCGCGGCGACTGGATGCGATGATCGAGGCGGGCGCGCTGGATGAGGTACGCGCTCAGATAGATAGCGGTCGAATGGAGCGCCCCAGTGCCAAGGCTATCGGCGCGCCCGAACTGGCGGCCTATCTGCGCAGTGAAATGCCATTACAGGACGCGACCGACGCCGCCACGATCGCCACTCGGCAATTTGCGAAGCGCCAGCGCACGTGGTTTCGTGCGCGTATGAATGGCTGGCAGGCCATCACGCTGCCCTAA
- the pyrH gene encoding UMP kinase: protein MPDSDTPKTTFRRVMLKISGEALMGDTAYGLHPPTVERIAREVKVVHDMGVEICMVIGGGNIFRGLQGSAQGMERTTADYMGMLATVMNALAMQSALEELGVFCRVISAIRMDEVAEPYIRRRAVRHLEKKRVCIFAAGTGNPYFTTDTAATLRANEMACEAILKGTKVDGVYDKDPMTNPDAVRYDRITYDDVLQKHLKVMDASAIALARDNNLPIIVFSLDEPGGFKGILAGQGTYTTVHA from the coding sequence ATGCCCGACAGCGACACCCCCAAGACGACCTTTCGGCGCGTAATGCTGAAAATCTCTGGGGAGGCGCTGATGGGTGATACGGCATATGGCCTGCATCCGCCCACAGTTGAACGGATCGCGCGCGAAGTTAAGGTTGTGCACGACATGGGCGTCGAGATTTGCATGGTCATCGGCGGCGGCAACATCTTTCGCGGGTTGCAAGGCTCTGCGCAGGGGATGGAACGGACGACCGCCGACTATATGGGCATGCTGGCCACCGTGATGAACGCGCTGGCAATGCAGAGCGCCCTGGAAGAATTGGGCGTATTCTGCCGGGTGATCTCGGCCATCCGCATGGACGAGGTCGCCGAGCCATACATCCGCCGCCGCGCCGTCCGCCACTTGGAGAAAAAACGCGTATGCATCTTTGCCGCGGGCACGGGCAATCCCTACTTCACGACTGATACCGCCGCGACACTGCGGGCCAATGAAATGGCGTGTGAGGCGATCCTGAAGGGCACCAAAGTCGACGGCGTCTATGACAAGGACCCGATGACGAACCCTGATGCAGTGCGCTATGATCGCATCACCTATGACGATGTGCTGCAAAAACACCTAAAGGTTATGGATGCCAGCGCAATTGCACTGGCGCGCGACAACAATCTACCCATCATCGTCTTTTCCCTCGACGAGCCGGGAGGCTTTAAGGGCATCTTAGCCGGTCAGGGTACATACACAACTGTCCACGCCTGA
- the frr gene encoding ribosome recycling factor → MADDIEIDTADLERRMEGAIASLRVEFASLRTGRASASLLEPVMVDAYGQMTPINQVGTVNVPEPRMVTINVWDKGLVNKVEKAIRNSGLGINPQMNGTIIMLPIPELNEERRRDLTKVASTYAENARVAVRNVRRDGMDQIKKGKVNGMSEDDQKFWETEVQDLTNRFIGRVDETLETKQAEIMQV, encoded by the coding sequence ATGGCCGACGATATCGAAATCGACACAGCCGATCTGGAACGGCGCATGGAGGGGGCGATTGCATCGCTTAGAGTCGAATTTGCCTCGCTGCGCACGGGCCGCGCCAGCGCCTCGCTGCTGGAGCCTGTGATGGTCGACGCCTACGGCCAGATGACCCCGATCAATCAGGTTGGCACCGTCAACGTCCCAGAGCCGCGCATGGTCACGATCAACGTGTGGGACAAGGGGCTGGTCAACAAGGTTGAAAAAGCCATCCGCAACAGCGGCCTTGGTATTAATCCGCAAATGAACGGCACCATCATCATGCTGCCCATTCCGGAGTTAAACGAGGAACGCCGCCGCGATCTGACCAAAGTCGCATCGACATATGCCGAAAACGCCCGCGTCGCCGTGCGCAACGTGCGCCGCGACGGCATGGATCAGATTAAAAAGGGCAAGGTAAACGGCATGTCCGAGGACGACCAGAAATTCTGGGAGACTGAGGTGCAGGACCTGACCAACCGCTTTATCGGCCGCGTGGACGAAACGCTTGAGACGAAGCAGGCGGAGATCATGCAAGTTTGA
- the uppS gene encoding polyprenyl diphosphate synthase, whose protein sequence is MFGRNGINGAGCVETAGVEAQQGPRHVAVIMDGNGRWAQARGRPRLFGHHAGAKRVREIVNACPDLGVKYLTVFAFSTENWNRTQTEVAGLMSLFRRYISKETRALRDEGVRVRFIGDRVRLDNKLVVLMDELETITELNDRVHLTIALNYGSRDEVSRAIKDLAGDIAAGTLAPEDVDEETLTRYLDTKVLPDPDLVIRTSGEARVSNFLLWQSAYAEYEFVDTLWPDFTKDIFAGIVSAYGVRDRRYGGVRP, encoded by the coding sequence ATGTTTGGACGCAATGGCATAAATGGCGCAGGATGTGTCGAAACGGCGGGCGTTGAGGCGCAGCAGGGCCCGCGCCATGTCGCCGTCATTATGGACGGCAATGGCAGATGGGCGCAGGCGCGCGGGCGTCCGCGCCTTTTTGGCCACCACGCTGGCGCAAAGCGCGTGCGCGAAATTGTAAATGCCTGCCCTGATTTGGGGGTCAAGTATCTGACGGTCTTCGCCTTTTCCACCGAAAATTGGAATCGCACTCAGACCGAGGTCGCGGGCCTGATGAGTCTCTTTCGCCGTTACATCTCCAAGGAGACACGCGCGCTGCGCGACGAGGGCGTGCGTGTGCGCTTTATCGGGGACCGGGTGCGACTGGATAACAAGCTGGTCGTGCTGATGGACGAGCTAGAGACGATTACAGAACTAAATGACCGGGTTCACCTGACCATCGCGCTGAATTACGGCAGCCGCGATGAGGTGAGCCGCGCGATCAAAGATTTGGCAGGCGACATCGCTGCAGGCACGCTGGCGCCCGAAGATGTGGATGAGGAAACGCTGACAAGGTATTTGGATACAAAGGTTTTGCCCGATCCAGATCTTGTTATCCGTACGTCTGGCGAGGCTCGCGTGTCAAACTTCCTGCTGTGGCAATCGGCCTATGCGGAATATGAATTCGTCGACACGCTCTGGCCCGATTTTACCAAAGATATCTTCGCCGGGATTGTTTCCGCCTATGGCGTGCGCGACCGGCGCTATGGGGGGGTCCGCCCGTGA